One genomic window of Arachis hypogaea cultivar Tifrunner chromosome 8, arahy.Tifrunner.gnm2.J5K5, whole genome shotgun sequence includes the following:
- the LOC112705547 gene encoding uncharacterized protein: protein MGEQTLGQEQSLTPTPIDPPPQPPSNTPAAAPVIETTTVANATIAHVSPTESELSNNNAPPPPTNPTAPPSKIPLRPRKIRKLSPDPAVSQPQLSSAAITEPPKPTSSSNSSSAAKSASRSTKTAQQQQQQQQQQQRALAVPRVVARSLSCEGEVEIALRYLRNSDPLLSPLIDIHQAPTFDNFHTPFLALTRSILYQQLAYKAGTSIYTRFISLCGGEAGVVPETVLALTPQQLRQIGVSGRKASYLHDLARKYQNGILSDSAIVNMDDKSLFTMLTMVNGIGSWSVHMFMIFSLHRPDVLPINDLGVRKGVQLLYNLEDLPRPSQMDQLCEKWRPYRSVASWYMWRFVEAKGTPSSAVAVATGASLQHHQQEQQQQQQQHPSQPQLLDPINTMFNMGAACAWGQ from the exons ATGGGTGAACAAACACTAGGTCAAGAACAATCCCTAACACCAACCCCGATTGACCCTCCACCTCAACCTCCCTCCAACACCCCCGCTGCCGCGCCTGTCATCGAGACCACCACCGTTGCCAACGCCACCATTGCTCATGTTTCCCCCACAGAATCCGAACTGAGCAACAATAATGCTCCTCCTCCGCCAACAAACCCTACCGCACCACCTTCCAAAATCCCCCTCCGCCCTCGCAAGATCCGGAAGCTCTCCCCTGACCCCGCCGTCTCCCAGCCTCAATTGTCCTCTGCCGCCATCACTGAACCTCCAAAACCAACCTCATCCTCCAACTCGTCCTCCGCAGCCAAGTCTGCCAGCCGGAGCACCAAAACCgctcagcagcagcagcagcaacagcaacaacaacaacgagCCCTAGCGGTTCCGAGGGTTGTAGCGAGGTCGCTATCGTGCGAAGGAGAGGTGGAGATCGCACTCCGCTACCTCCGCAACTCGGATCCGCTCCTCTCCCCTCTAATCGACATCCACCAAGCACCAACCTTCGACAATTTCCACACCCCTTTCCTTGCCCTAACGCGCAGCATTCTCTATCAGCAGCTCGCCTATAAGGCTGGAACCTCTATCTATACTCGATTCATCTCTCTCTGCGGCGGCGAAGCCGGCGTTGTTCCTGAAACCGTTCTTGCCCTAACTCCTCAGCAGCTCCGCCAAATTGGGGTTTCTGGAAGGAAGGCCAGTTACCTTCACGACTTGGCCAGGAAGTACCAGAATGGGATACTCTCCGATTCGGCCATTGTAAATATGGATGATAAATCTCTGTTCACCATGCTCACAATGGTGAACGGGATTGGGTCCTGGTCTGTTCATATGTTCATGATATTCTCACTCCATAGACCCGATGTTCTTCCCATCAACGATCTTGGAGTCCGCAAAGGGGTTCAGCTTCTCTACAATCTTGAGGACTTGCCCCGCCCTTCTCAGATGGATCAGTTGTGTGAGAAATGGAGGCCTTATCGCTCTGTTGCTTCGTGGTATATGTGGAGATTCGTTGAAGCCAAGGGAACGCCTTCTAGTGCGGTGGCTGTGGCCACTGGTGCGAGTTTGCAGCACCACCAGCAggagcagcagcagcaacagcagCAGCACCCTTCACAGCCTCAGCTTCTGGATCCCATAAACACCATGTTTAATATGGG GGCGGCCTGTGCTTGGGGACAATGA
- the LOC112708279 gene encoding uncharacterized protein yields the protein MKYEYENYDPSFPDQPVVDEYLPVWSRLPAFGSKPAFIWAHDNNNKTILTYSQLNASVDHISSHLLTTPTLQRGDTLLLLSSPGLHFVELIFASQRAGLLSVPMVPPHPSFANENYHHLLRVISQTKPKAAVAHSSYISCIQRYLSDHNNINHNLNLVRALQTMKWISIEDIKHGANNNKNNDKFGGSLTYNGCRENDVYLVQYTSGATGIPKPVLVTAGSAAHNVRAARKVYDLHPNSVIVSWLPQYHDAGLMFLLLTIVSGATCVLTSPTSFIKRPRLWLELISEFKATCTPVPSFTLPLVLKRGGVDKGVSPINLSHLRNLILINEPIYRDCVEEFVGVFGPFGLSSCAVSPSYGLAENCTFVSSAWRSKSDAYSSSSFHDFPTHNKLLPVARLCRKEEQEDMEIVVVNEETHEPVEDGVEGEIWVSSPSNASGYLGHPSLTREVFHGRLRNMVGRCFLRTRDTGIVKGEGRYLFVTGRCEDIIKLQNGEKIHPHYIESAAYNSCTKFLRGGCVAAFKVSETVVAVVAELQRTEKEIMVDNEVLGSVCNGIKESVLKKENVQVGWVVLVKSESVPKTTSGKLQRWLAKEKILGGKMKVVMEMKFGDDDVSRTLPTGSLLSLL from the coding sequence atgaaGTACGAGTATGAGAATTATGACCCTTCATTCCCGGACCAACCGGTGGTTGATGAATACCTGCCGGTATGGTCTAGGCTACCGGCATTTGGGTCCAAGCCAGCATTCATTTGGGCTCATGATAACAACAATAAGACCATCCTAACCTACTCACAACTCAATGCCTCAGTTGACCACATCTCCTCCCACCTTCTCACTACTCCCACTCTTCAAAGAGGTGACactctccttcttctctcttctccaggTCTTCACTTTGTTGAACTCATCTTCGCTTCCCAAAGGGCTGGTCTTTTATCTGTCCCTATGGTCCCTCCTCACCCTTCTTTCGCTAATGAAAATTATCACCACCTTCTTAGAGTTATCTCGCAGACTAAACCCAAAGCTGCAGTTGCTCATTCTTCTTACATTTCATGTATCCAACGCTATCTCTCTGATCACAACAACATTAATCATAATCTTAATCTTGTTCGTGCGTTACAAACCATGAAATGGATTTCCATTGAGGACATCAAGCATggtgctaataataataaaaataatgataaatttggTGGATCCCTAACATACAATGGTTGCAGGGAGAATGATGTGTATCTTGTTCAGTACACTTCTGGCGCCACCGGGATTCCGAAACCGGTTCTTGTAACGGCGGGTTCAGCCGCACATAACGTCAGAGCTGCTAGGAAAGTCTATGATCTTCACCCAAACAGTGTTATTGTTTCGTGGCTTCCTCAGTACCATGACGCTGGCCTCATGTTTTTGTTGTTAACCATTGTTTCTGGTGCTACTTGTGTTCTTACTTCGCCAACCTCGTTCATCAAACGTCCCAGGTTGTGGCTTGAATTGATCTCTGAATTCAAGGCCACGTGTACTCCGGTACCTTCTTTCACGTTGCCACTGGTTCTCAAACGTGGAGGAGTTGATAAAGGAGTATCTCCCATTAATCTTTCCCATTTGAGGAACCTTATACTCATCAACGAACCTATTTACAGAGACTGTGTCGAAGAGTTTGTTGGAGTCTTCGGTCCCTTTGGGTTAAGCTCTTGTGCCGTTTCTCCTTCTTATGGTTTAGCTGAAAACTGCACCTTTGTTTCCAGTGCATGGAGGAGTAAAAGTGACGCGTATTCTTCTAGTAGCTTCCACGATTTTCCAACTCACAACAAGCTTTTACCGGTTGCGAGACTATGTAGGAAGGAGGAACAAGAAGACATGGAAATCGTGGTGGTTAATGAAGAGACTCATGAGCCAGTTGAGGATGGTGTTGAAGGTGAGATTTGGGTTTCATCACCAAGCAATGCTTCTGGATACTTGGGACACCCTTCTTTGACGAGAGAAGTGTTCCATGGAAGACTGAGGAACATGGTTGGAAGATGCTTTCTTAGAACACGTGACACAGGGATTGTTAAAGGAGAGGGGAGATACCTCTTTGTTACTGGAAGGTGTGAAGATATAATCAAGCTCCAAAATGGTGAAAAGATTCATCCTCATTACATTGAATCTGCAGCGTATAACAGTTGCACAAAGTTTTTGAGAGGTGGTTGTGTTGCGGCGTTTAAAGTTTCTGAAACAGTTGTTGCAGTGGTGGCGGAGTTACAGAGAACTGAGAAAGAGATAATGGTGGATAATGAGGTGTTGGGTAGCGTTTGTAATGGGATCAAAGAAAGTGTTTTGAAGAAGGAGAATGTTCAAGTTGGGTGGGTTGTTTTGGTTAAGAGTGAAAGTGTTCCAAAAACCACTTCTGGGAAATTGCAAAGATGGCTTGCTAAGGAGAAGATTCTTGGTGGGAAAATGAAGGTTGTGATGGAGATGAAATTTGGTGATGATGATGTTAGTAGAACTTTACCAACTGGGTCGTTACTTTCACTTCTCTGA